A genomic window from Paramormyrops kingsleyae isolate MSU_618 chromosome 23, PKINGS_0.4, whole genome shotgun sequence includes:
- the ndufs6 gene encoding NADH dehydrogenase [ubiquinone] iron-sulfur protein 6, mitochondrial yields MAAARAGLLPFTGGVRVLLASIRLRAAPACWYSAPVARTGEKVTHTGQVFDDNDTRRARFVGRQKEVNENFAIQLVAEEPVSYVQTNVVSCDGGGGALGHPKVYINLDKETKVGTCGYCGLQFQHKHHH; encoded by the exons ATGGCGGCTGCCAGGGCCGGTTTGTTGCCCTTCACCGGCGGGGTCCGGGTGCTGCTGGCGTCGATCAGGCTGCGAGCGGCCCCTGCGTGCTGGTACAGCGCGCCAGTGGCCCGTACCGGAGAGAAGGTGACCCACACTGGGCAG GTGTTTGACGATAATGACACCAGGAGGGCCCGGTTTGTCGGCAGACAGAAGGAG GTGAACGAGAACTTTGCCATCCAGCTAGTGGCAGAGGAGCCCGTGTCCTACGTGCAGACTAACgtggtgtcctgtgatgggggAGGCGGTGCCCTGGGTCACCCCAAAGTCTACATCAACCTG GACAAAGAAACAAAGGTGGGAACGTGTGGATACTGCGGACTGCAGTTTCAGCACAAGCATCATCACTGA
- the nrsn1l gene encoding neurensin 1-like, producing the protein MASCSEICGSGHAGQSQGVVRCGYPRYGVRSYLHQFYEECTASIWERDEDFQITRSPSRWSSVFWKVSLAFGTLILTTGLVLLTAGYTIPSKMETFGDGDLFFVDSSAARFNHGLRVSQLVGAALFCAGGALLSGGLVLFTFTRSYSQEEKYLQSKFKMRIAETQPTAQPVTRAPPPGQGRIPVTLSKVQNVQPPS; encoded by the exons ATGGCTTCCTGCTCGGAGATCTGTGGGTCGGGCCACGCTGGGCAGAGCCAGGGCGTCGTCCGCTGCGGATACCCGCGCTACGGCGTGCGCTCATACCTGCACCAGTTCTACGAGGAGTGCACCGCCTCGATCTGGGAGCGCGATGAGGATTTTCAGATAACGAGATCGCCAAGCCGGTGGAGCTCTGTCTTCTGGAAG GTCTCTCTAGCGTTCGGGACCCTGATTCTGACAACGGGCCTCGTCCTCCTGACTGCCGGATACACCATCCCCTCCAAGATGGAGACCTTTGGCGACGGTGACCTGTTCTTCGTGGACAGCAGCGCTGCACGATTCAACCATGGCCTGCGGGTCAGCCAGCTGGTGGGGGCAGCGCTGTTCTGCGCCGGGGGGGCGCTGCTGTCAGGGGGCCTCGTCCTGTTCACCTTCACCAGGAGCTACTCCCAGGAGGAGAAGTATCTGCAGAGCAAGTTCAAGATGAGGATTGCGGAGACGCAGCCTACTGCACAGCCGGTCACGAGAGCGCCCCCTCCTGGACAGGGCAGAATTCCAGTTACGCTGTCCAAGGTGCAAAACGTTCAGCCGCCGTCTTGA